Proteins encoded within one genomic window of Sphingomonas cannabina:
- a CDS encoding sensor histidine kinase has protein sequence MKPAIFSRPFFEDKSRAFWLLQAAGWSGYLLLRTVSTISNNLSFENIIVAIIEAIVGYCITLLLSTLYGYYRRLPRVTEILLTLVTLAVATVVYAVIDAFTYSFVRSAEPGITISLVLGTIFLNFTVLAGWSALYFGINFYLIVEKQIDEMQLLETQASSAQLAMLRYQLNPHFLFNTLNSISTLVLLKQTERANAMLSRLSAFLRYTLINEPTAHVTVAQEIETLKLYLEIEKMRFENRLRTSFEVEPRVEKARLPSLLLQPLVENAIKYAVTPQEEGADIGVSARLVGDRVQITVSDTGPGLSDARPRPSLSTGVGLANIRERLAQAYGPDHRFETRSVPGKGFRVEIEIPFQIEEPVREAA, from the coding sequence GTGAAGCCAGCGATCTTCTCGCGCCCGTTCTTCGAGGACAAGAGCCGCGCCTTCTGGCTGCTGCAGGCGGCGGGGTGGTCGGGCTATCTCTTGCTGCGCACCGTCTCGACCATCTCGAACAACCTGTCGTTCGAGAACATCATCGTCGCGATCATCGAGGCGATCGTCGGCTATTGCATCACGCTGCTGCTCTCGACGCTCTACGGCTACTATCGCCGCCTGCCGCGGGTGACGGAGATCCTGCTGACGCTGGTCACGCTCGCGGTCGCCACCGTCGTCTATGCGGTGATCGACGCCTTCACCTATTCGTTCGTGCGCAGCGCCGAGCCGGGGATCACGATCAGCCTGGTGCTCGGCACCATCTTCTTGAACTTCACCGTGCTCGCCGGCTGGTCGGCGCTCTATTTCGGCATCAACTTCTATCTGATCGTCGAAAAGCAGATCGACGAGATGCAGCTCCTGGAGACCCAGGCCTCCTCGGCCCAGCTCGCGATGCTGCGCTACCAGCTCAACCCGCACTTCCTGTTCAACACGCTCAACTCGATCTCGACGCTGGTGCTGCTCAAGCAGACGGAGCGTGCCAATGCGATGCTGAGCCGTTTGTCGGCGTTCCTGCGTTACACGCTGATCAACGAGCCGACCGCCCATGTCACCGTCGCGCAGGAGATCGAAACGCTGAAGCTCTACCTCGAAATCGAGAAGATGCGGTTCGAGAACCGCCTGCGCACCTCCTTCGAGGTCGAGCCGCGGGTCGAGAAGGCGCGCCTGCCTTCGCTGCTGCTCCAGCCGCTCGTCGAGAATGCGATCAAATATGCCGTAACGCCGCAGGAGGAGGGCGCTGATATCGGCGTCTCCGCTCGACTCGTCGGCGATAGGGTGCAGATCACCGTATCCGACACCGGCCCGGGCTTGAGCGACGCGCGTCCAAGGCCAAGCCTTTCAACCGGGGTCGGCCTCGCCAATATAAGAGAGCGGCTGGCGCAGGCCTATGGCCCCGACCACCGTTTCGAGACGCGGTCCGTCCCCGGCAAGGGCTTCCGCGTCGAGATCGAAATTCCGTTCCAGATCGAGGAGCCGGTAAGAGAGGCAGCATAA
- a CDS encoding DUF485 domain-containing protein, producing the protein MPDETTDSARLRQVAADPRYQALVARRSRFAWLLTAIMLVVFFGYVLLIAFDKTLLARPIGGGTTTLGIPLGLAVILVGIVLTGVYVRRANRDFDPAVRAIREDAGR; encoded by the coding sequence ATGCCCGATGAAACCACCGACAGCGCGCGCCTGCGGCAGGTCGCCGCCGATCCCCGCTACCAGGCGCTGGTCGCCCGCCGGTCGCGCTTCGCCTGGCTGCTGACGGCAATCATGCTGGTCGTCTTCTTCGGCTACGTCCTGCTGATCGCCTTCGACAAGACGCTGCTGGCCCGCCCGATCGGCGGCGGGACGACCACGCTAGGTATCCCGCTCGGCCTTGCCGTCATCCTCGTCGGCATCGTGCTGACCGGCGTCTACGTCCGCCGCGCCAACCGCGATTTCGATCCCGCCGTCCGCGCCATCCGCGAGGATGCCGGCCGGTGA
- a CDS encoding Lrp/AsnC family transcriptional regulator has translation MPSRPSHARGLDAFDRAILRIVQRDNKTPQRVIAEAVNLSAAAVQRRIAALEDAGVIARNVAVVDPDAVGLAITAVVEVHLRDERAATVDAAKALFRETPDVQQCYFVTGGVTFVLVIVSRDMRTYEALTRRLFAENDFVERYRTLVALDRVKADTAVVIP, from the coding sequence ATGCCGAGCAGACCCTCTCATGCCCGCGGGCTGGACGCGTTCGACCGAGCGATCCTCCGCATCGTCCAGCGCGACAACAAGACGCCGCAACGGGTGATCGCGGAGGCGGTGAATCTCTCCGCCGCGGCGGTGCAGCGCCGGATCGCCGCGCTGGAGGACGCCGGCGTCATCGCGCGGAACGTCGCCGTCGTCGATCCGGATGCCGTGGGCCTGGCGATCACCGCCGTGGTCGAGGTGCACCTCCGCGACGAGCGGGCCGCGACGGTCGACGCCGCCAAGGCGCTGTTCCGGGAGACGCCCGACGTGCAGCAATGCTATTTCGTCACCGGCGGGGTGACCTTCGTGCTGGTCATCGTCAGCCGCGACATGCGGACCTACGAGGCACTGACGCGCCGGCTGTTCGCCGAGAATGACTTCGTCGAGCGCTACCGCACGCTGGTCGCGCTCGACCGGGTCAAGGCCGATACAGCTGTGGTGATTCCGTGA
- a CDS encoding LytR/AlgR family response regulator transcription factor — protein MTIRTILVDDEPLAIQGLELRLQEFDDVEIVAKCGNGREAISAIKTHKPDLVFLDIQMPGFDGFSVVQGLMEVEPPLFVFVTAYSDHAIRAFEAQAVDYLLKPVDEARLADTLDRVRQRLSEKRGAEEVEKLKEVLAEVAPDAAETLADGTEQPAASRFEKLINIKDRGKIFRVDVDTIEVVEAAGDYMCIKTGDNTLILRQTMKDLEKRLDPRRFQRVHRSTIVNLDLVRQVKPHTNGECFLVLESGGQVKVSRSYRDVVARFVH, from the coding sequence ATGACCATCCGCACCATCCTCGTCGACGACGAACCGCTGGCGATCCAGGGCCTCGAGCTTCGTCTCCAGGAGTTCGACGACGTCGAGATCGTCGCCAAATGCGGCAACGGCCGCGAGGCGATCAGCGCGATCAAGACCCACAAGCCCGACCTCGTCTTCCTCGACATCCAGATGCCGGGCTTCGACGGCTTCTCGGTCGTGCAGGGGCTGATGGAGGTCGAGCCGCCGCTGTTCGTCTTCGTCACCGCCTATTCGGACCACGCGATCCGCGCGTTCGAGGCGCAGGCGGTCGATTATCTTCTGAAGCCGGTCGACGAGGCCCGCCTCGCCGACACGCTCGATCGCGTCCGCCAGCGCCTCAGCGAGAAGCGCGGCGCCGAGGAGGTCGAGAAGCTCAAGGAAGTGCTCGCCGAGGTCGCCCCCGACGCCGCCGAGACCCTGGCCGACGGCACCGAGCAGCCTGCGGCGAGCCGCTTCGAGAAGCTGATCAACATCAAGGACCGCGGCAAGATCTTCCGCGTCGACGTCGACACGATCGAGGTGGTCGAGGCGGCCGGCGATTACATGTGCATCAAGACCGGCGACAACACGCTGATCCTGCGCCAGACGATGAAGGACCTGGAGAAGCGCCTCGACCCGCGCCGCTTCCAGCGCGTCCACCGCTCGACGATCGTCAACCTGGACCTCGTCCGGCAGGTCAAGCCGCATACCAACGGCGAATGCTTCCTGGTGCTGGAATCGGGGGGGCAGGTGAAGGTCAGCCGTTCCTACCGCGACGTGGTCGCGCGGTTCGTGCATTAG
- the ligA gene encoding NAD-dependent DNA ligase LigA, with product MDALPTTEAEAAAELERLAAEIAHHNRLYHTDDAPEISDGEFDALVRRNAAIEAAFPALVRADSPSKQVGAAPAGNLAKVPHARPMFSLDNAFDDADVFEFLARIRRFLSLPENAPIALTAEPKIDGLSCSLRYENRRLVRALTRGDGTIGEDVTPNALTIGDIPRELPADAPDVFEVRGEVYMAKDDFAALNVRLLAEATKAGDPDKARQFANPRNAAAGSLRQKDAAVTASRPLCFLAWGWGEASALPADTQAGMVAAIRGWGFPVAAAFKRCDTVEEALAVYRAIEHERADLPFDIDGVVYKVDRLDWQTRLGSVGRAPRWGIAHKFPAQRAETTLERIDIQVGRTGKLTPVARLKPVTVGGVVVTNATLHNADEIARLGVRPGDRVVLQRAGDVIPQIVENLTRDEPREPWTFPTHCPQCQSDAVREEGEVDIRCTGGLICPAQRLERLRHFVSRGALDIEGLGEKSLQEFLDLGWIAEPADIYRLAAHRDELLGREGWKDKSVDNLLAAIEAKRSPDPVRLLFGLGIRHIGSITARDLLKRYATFPEIRALADEIIALRDEMAPALGETEQKFHARRDKAIAEHIGVENVGAAVGHALADFFHEPHNRAVWDDLLGEVSPPPFVLDVRESEVAGKTVVFTGTLETLSRDEAKAQAETLGARVSGSVSAKTDLVVAGPGAGSKLKKAAELGIRVVDEAGWAAIVAAAG from the coding sequence ATGGACGCGCTCCCCACCACCGAGGCCGAGGCCGCCGCCGAGCTCGAGCGGCTTGCCGCCGAGATCGCCCACCACAACCGCCTCTACCACACCGACGACGCGCCGGAGATCAGCGACGGCGAATTCGACGCGCTGGTCCGCCGCAATGCCGCGATCGAGGCTGCCTTCCCCGCGCTCGTCCGTGCCGATTCGCCGTCGAAGCAGGTCGGCGCCGCCCCCGCCGGCAACCTCGCCAAGGTGCCGCACGCGCGGCCGATGTTCAGCCTCGACAATGCCTTCGACGACGCCGACGTCTTCGAGTTCCTCGCCCGCATCCGCCGCTTCCTCAGCCTACCAGAGAACGCCCCCATCGCCCTCACCGCCGAGCCCAAGATCGACGGCCTGTCCTGCTCGCTGCGCTATGAGAACCGCCGCCTCGTCCGTGCGCTCACCCGTGGCGACGGCACCATCGGCGAGGACGTGACTCCCAATGCACTGACGATCGGGGACATCCCCCGCGAGCTCCCCGCCGACGCCCCCGACGTGTTCGAGGTGCGCGGCGAGGTCTATATGGCGAAGGACGATTTCGCCGCGCTCAACGTCCGCCTGCTCGCCGAGGCCACCAAGGCTGGCGACCCGGACAAGGCCCGCCAGTTCGCCAACCCGCGCAACGCCGCCGCCGGCTCGCTCCGCCAGAAGGACGCGGCGGTCACCGCCTCCCGCCCCTTGTGCTTCCTCGCCTGGGGCTGGGGTGAGGCGAGCGCGCTCCCCGCCGATACCCAGGCCGGCATGGTCGCCGCGATCCGGGGCTGGGGCTTCCCCGTCGCCGCGGCATTCAAACGCTGCGACACCGTCGAAGAGGCGCTCGCCGTCTACCGCGCGATCGAGCACGAGCGCGCCGACCTTCCCTTCGACATCGACGGTGTGGTCTACAAGGTCGATCGGCTCGACTGGCAGACCCGGCTCGGCAGCGTCGGCCGCGCGCCGCGCTGGGGCATCGCGCACAAATTCCCCGCCCAGCGCGCCGAGACCACACTGGAGCGGATCGACATCCAGGTCGGCCGCACCGGCAAGCTCACGCCCGTCGCGCGCCTGAAGCCGGTGACGGTCGGCGGCGTCGTCGTCACCAACGCGACACTGCACAACGCCGACGAGATCGCCCGCCTCGGCGTCCGCCCCGGCGACCGCGTCGTGCTCCAGCGCGCCGGCGACGTCATCCCGCAGATCGTCGAGAACCTCACTCGCGACGAACCGCGCGAGCCGTGGACCTTCCCCACCCACTGCCCGCAATGCCAATCCGACGCGGTGCGCGAGGAAGGCGAGGTCGACATCCGCTGCACCGGGGGGCTGATCTGCCCGGCGCAGCGGCTGGAGCGGCTGCGCCATTTCGTCAGCCGCGGCGCGCTCGACATCGAGGGGCTGGGTGAGAAGAGTCTGCAGGAATTCCTCGATCTCGGCTGGATCGCCGAGCCCGCCGACATCTACCGTCTCGCCGCGCATCGCGACGAGCTGCTCGGCCGCGAGGGCTGGAAGGACAAGTCGGTCGATAATCTGCTCGCCGCGATCGAGGCGAAGCGCAGCCCCGATCCGGTGCGGCTGCTGTTCGGCCTCGGCATCCGCCACATCGGCAGCATCACTGCGCGCGACCTGCTCAAGCGCTACGCCACCTTCCCCGAGATCCGGGCGCTGGCGGACGAGATCATCGCGCTCCGGGACGAAATGGCGCCCGCGCTGGGCGAGACCGAGCAGAAGTTCCACGCGCGCCGCGACAAGGCGATCGCCGAGCATATCGGCGTCGAGAATGTCGGCGCCGCCGTCGGCCACGCCCTCGCCGACTTCTTCCACGAGCCGCACAACCGCGCGGTGTGGGACGACCTGCTCGGCGAGGTGAGCCCGCCCCCGTTCGTCCTCGACGTGCGCGAGTCGGAGGTCGCGGGCAAGACCGTGGTGTTCACCGGCACGCTCGAGACGCTGAGCCGCGACGAGGCCAAGGCCCAGGCAGAGACCCTGGGCGCGCGCGTGTCGGGATCGGTGTCGGCAAAGACCGATCTGGTGGTGGCGGGTCCCGGCGCCGGCTCGAAGCTCAAGAAGGCTGCCGAGCTAGGTATCCGCGTGGTCGACGAGGCCGGCTGGGCCGCGATCGTCGCCGCGGCCGGGTGA
- a CDS encoding TonB-dependent receptor translates to MRMKLFAGVALVAFTLPGAAYAQSTGSIDFDQSDIVVTGSRGASEVGGFQAPDTSKAKAVLTQEFINRQAPGQTINDTINQLPGVSFQNNDPFGSAGGTLTIRGFDSTRINQTFDGIPLNDSGNYALYSNQQLDPELIEQVNVNLGSTDVDSPSAAATGSTVNYRTITPSKDFGAKLVGSAGDSGFFRTFGMIQTGEIFDGGPRMFFAASQARNDVIFNNIGKVKKQQYNAKLYQDLGNNGDFIAIAGHYNVNRNNFQGSLPLRWDTTVDTVTGTAPNQTIVRTPRTVGSGSANRFPIGDEKPYYEIARCQTNQVAQAGVADAANSCGSTFDERYNPSNTGNIRINSRFTLADNLVLTVDPSYQWVQANGGGTVVAQEGTRTIGSGASATRQTGYIGGTPYFGRDLNGDGDLLDTVRVLAPSQTGTRRIGVIAGLRYDFSDTQTVRVNYTFDHARHRQTGEVGFLLPNGVPINVFPINNPAEDAGGNVLQKRDRLSYAVLHQVSGEYRGRFFDALTVNVGLAMKFFKRDLNNYCYTTSASGFVDCFGTNAAATAAYQAANPTVQGPQQRILHYKKATPNVGLTYEITPKVSVFGNYSQGVQVPGTDNLYNAFFFPVDTDQARPKPETTDNFDLGLRYRSSKFQAQIGAWYTNYQNRLAQSYDPELDRSVYRNLGRVKKYGFDGFASYQPVPEFQVYAFGSYLHSEIQDDVVIGRLTSGDPIYAQTAGKRESGAPVYMFGGGTTVDLPYVSFGVNVKRTGPRYIYDTNEPVRQLLTVNNAAQVTQIFPNKTPAYTLVNADARVKLDWAGLNDQTYFQFNLLNVFNERYVGGFTANINQGPSFNSATGAVTGYGAPPNAQLGYPRTFMGSFVIGF, encoded by the coding sequence ATGCGGATGAAGCTATTTGCCGGCGTGGCGCTCGTCGCGTTCACGCTCCCGGGCGCTGCCTATGCCCAGTCGACCGGTTCGATCGACTTCGACCAGTCGGACATCGTCGTCACGGGCTCGCGCGGAGCAAGTGAAGTCGGCGGCTTCCAGGCGCCCGATACGTCGAAGGCCAAGGCGGTCCTGACCCAGGAATTCATCAACCGCCAGGCGCCGGGCCAGACGATCAACGACACGATCAACCAGCTTCCGGGCGTCAGCTTCCAGAACAACGATCCGTTCGGCTCGGCGGGCGGCACGCTCACCATCCGCGGCTTCGATTCGACTCGCATCAACCAGACGTTCGACGGCATCCCGCTGAACGACTCGGGCAACTACGCTCTCTATTCGAACCAGCAGCTCGATCCCGAGCTGATCGAGCAGGTCAACGTCAACCTCGGCTCGACCGACGTCGACTCGCCGAGCGCCGCGGCGACCGGTTCGACCGTCAACTATCGCACGATCACGCCGAGCAAGGATTTCGGCGCGAAGCTGGTCGGATCGGCCGGCGATTCCGGCTTCTTCCGCACCTTCGGCATGATCCAGACCGGTGAGATTTTCGACGGCGGCCCGCGCATGTTCTTCGCGGCGAGCCAGGCGCGCAACGACGTCATCTTCAACAATATCGGCAAGGTCAAGAAGCAGCAGTACAACGCCAAGCTCTATCAGGATCTCGGCAACAACGGCGACTTCATCGCGATCGCCGGCCATTACAACGTGAACCGGAACAACTTCCAGGGTTCGCTGCCGCTCCGCTGGGATACGACGGTCGATACGGTCACCGGGACGGCGCCGAATCAAACCATCGTCCGCACCCCGCGCACCGTCGGGTCGGGCAGCGCGAACCGCTTCCCGATCGGCGACGAGAAGCCCTATTATGAGATCGCGCGCTGCCAGACCAATCAGGTCGCGCAGGCCGGCGTCGCCGACGCCGCCAACAGCTGCGGCTCGACCTTCGACGAGCGCTACAACCCGTCGAACACGGGCAACATCCGCATCAACTCGCGCTTCACCCTGGCCGACAACCTGGTCCTGACGGTCGACCCCAGCTATCAGTGGGTCCAGGCGAACGGCGGCGGCACCGTGGTCGCACAGGAAGGCACGCGCACGATCGGTTCGGGCGCCTCGGCCACCCGCCAGACCGGTTATATCGGCGGCACGCCCTATTTCGGCCGTGACCTCAACGGCGACGGCGACCTGCTCGACACCGTCCGTGTGCTCGCCCCCAGCCAGACCGGCACGCGGCGCATCGGCGTGATCGCGGGCCTGCGCTATGATTTCAGCGATACGCAGACCGTTCGCGTCAACTACACCTTCGATCACGCCCGGCATCGCCAGACCGGCGAGGTCGGCTTCCTGCTGCCCAACGGCGTGCCTATCAACGTCTTCCCGATCAACAATCCGGCCGAGGATGCCGGCGGCAACGTTCTCCAGAAGCGCGACCGCCTCTCCTATGCGGTGCTGCACCAGGTTTCGGGCGAGTATCGCGGTCGCTTCTTCGATGCGCTGACGGTCAACGTCGGCCTGGCGATGAAGTTCTTCAAGCGCGACCTGAACAACTATTGCTACACGACGAGCGCCTCCGGCTTCGTCGATTGCTTCGGCACCAACGCGGCCGCGACCGCCGCCTATCAGGCCGCGAACCCGACCGTCCAGGGCCCGCAGCAGCGTATCCTGCACTATAAGAAGGCGACGCCGAATGTCGGCCTCACTTATGAGATCACGCCGAAGGTGAGCGTGTTCGGCAATTACTCGCAGGGCGTCCAGGTGCCCGGCACGGACAATCTCTACAACGCCTTCTTCTTCCCGGTGGACACCGATCAGGCGCGCCCGAAGCCGGAGACGACCGACAATTTCGATCTCGGCCTGCGCTATCGCTCGTCGAAGTTCCAGGCCCAGATCGGCGCATGGTACACCAATTATCAGAACCGCCTCGCGCAGTCCTATGATCCGGAGCTCGACCGGTCGGTCTACCGCAATCTCGGCCGCGTGAAGAAATACGGCTTCGACGGCTTCGCCAGCTATCAGCCGGTGCCCGAATTCCAGGTCTATGCCTTCGGCTCCTATCTCCACTCGGAGATTCAGGATGACGTCGTGATCGGCCGGTTGACCAGCGGCGATCCGATCTATGCCCAGACCGCGGGCAAGCGTGAATCGGGCGCGCCGGTCTACATGTTCGGCGGCGGCACCACGGTCGACCTGCCGTACGTCAGCTTCGGCGTGAACGTGAAGCGGACCGGCCCGCGCTACATCTACGACACCAATGAGCCGGTGCGTCAGCTGCTGACCGTCAACAATGCGGCGCAGGTCACGCAGATCTTCCCGAACAAGACGCCGGCCTATACGCTGGTCAATGCCGATGCGCGGGTGAAGCTCGACTGGGCGGGTCTCAACGACCAGACCTATTTCCAGTTCAACCTGCTCAACGTCTTCAACGAGCGTTACGTCGGCGGCTTCACCGCGAACATCAACCAGGGGCCGAGCTTCAACTCGGCCACCGGCGCCGTCACCGGCTATGGCGCGCCGCCGAACGCCCAGCTCGGCTATCCGCGGACCTTCATGGGATCGTTCGTCATCGGCTTCTAA
- a CDS encoding DMT family transporter, which yields MTSALRKEAGSNAMALGILCGMGAGALWGLVFLAPALASRFSPLQLTIGRYLCYGLISAVLVAPRWRSLVPRIGREGWLALGWLALAGNTLYYILLSSAVQMGGIAMTSLVIGFLPVAVTIIGSRDRGAVPLNRLVPSLLLSAGGAICIGWQAVAEAPVGSSAAQAIGLICAIGALISWTSYAVGNSRWLARLPDVSAHDWSLLTGVVTGAQSVALVPIALLLGTARHDAGDWAQLAGVSIGVAVLASIAGNALWNRMSRLLPLTLVGQMILFETLFALVYGFVWEQRFPTGLEMAAFALVVLSVLSCMAAHRRPAEAVPAVA from the coding sequence ATGACCTCTGCCCTTCGAAAGGAGGCCGGCAGCAACGCGATGGCCCTTGGAATCCTGTGCGGAATGGGCGCGGGCGCCCTGTGGGGACTGGTATTCCTCGCGCCCGCATTGGCGAGCCGGTTCAGCCCGCTCCAGCTCACCATCGGCCGCTATCTCTGTTACGGCCTGATCTCCGCCGTCCTTGTCGCACCACGCTGGCGATCGCTGGTCCCGCGGATCGGGCGCGAGGGATGGCTAGCGCTCGGCTGGCTCGCGCTCGCCGGCAACACGCTCTACTATATCCTGCTCTCGAGCGCCGTGCAGATGGGCGGCATCGCCATGACCTCGCTCGTCATCGGCTTCCTGCCGGTGGCGGTGACCATCATCGGCAGCCGGGACCGGGGCGCGGTTCCCCTGAACCGGCTCGTCCCTTCGCTCCTGCTTTCAGCCGGCGGCGCGATCTGCATCGGCTGGCAAGCCGTGGCGGAGGCGCCGGTCGGGTCCTCGGCCGCGCAGGCTATCGGCCTGATCTGCGCGATCGGCGCGCTCATATCTTGGACCAGCTACGCGGTCGGGAACAGCCGCTGGCTCGCCCGCCTTCCCGACGTTTCCGCGCACGACTGGAGCCTGCTGACCGGCGTCGTCACCGGCGCCCAGAGCGTCGCCCTGGTCCCGATCGCCCTGTTGCTCGGCACGGCCCGGCACGATGCGGGCGACTGGGCCCAGCTCGCCGGCGTATCGATCGGGGTGGCGGTGCTCGCCTCTATCGCCGGCAATGCGTTGTGGAACCGGATGAGCCGGCTGCTGCCGCTGACGCTGGTGGGCCAGATGATCCTGTTCGAGACGCTGTTCGCCCTCGTCTACGGGTTCGTCTGGGAGCAGCGCTTTCCGACGGGGCTGGAGATGGCGGCCTTCGCCCTGGTCGTCCTCAGCGTTCTGTCCTGCATGGCGGCGCACCGGAGGCCGGCTGAAGCCGTTCCGGCGGTGGCTTAG